Proteins from one Rosa chinensis cultivar Old Blush chromosome 7, RchiOBHm-V2, whole genome shotgun sequence genomic window:
- the LOC112177802 gene encoding zinc finger BED domain-containing protein RICESLEEPER 2-like, producing MNTLSFDGDFLHLRCAFHIINLIVKYGIKELEDEIDAIWHCVKFIRSSSSLLDKFREFSVLEHLNKNANVPLDVITRWNSTYLMLAVALKYKKVFDRMGDEDVQFRHYFEEKDTKGRKRTGPPVEADWRNAQALVHFLKKFYKTTLKLSAWKSVTTNLQFKETIGLQTEIDKKANDDSDEVLQRVAVGMKAKFNKYWGSFETMNQIIGIANVPDPRWKLQYQKAAFLRVGVRASTNEKITRDLKNILLRMYDEYRGCEGGLSQPNHSDGVAAMEGVEFDSLEDGQAEILADLMQERLENEHEMICNEVDKYLVDRYVNHLVKGFDVSQW from the coding sequence ATGAACACTTTAAGCTTTGATGGGGACTTCTTGCACCTTCGATGTGCATTTCACATCATCAATTTGATTGTCAAGTATGGAATCAAAGAATTAGAGGATGAGATTGATGCAATTTGGCATTGTGTCAAGTTTATTAGGTCAAGTTCAAGTCTATTAGATAAGTTTAGGGAGTTTTCTGTTCTTGAGCACTTGAATAAGAATGCGAATGTTCCCCTAGATGTGATCACTAGGTGGAATAGCACTTATTTAATGCTTGCTGTGGCATTAAAATATAAGAAAGTGTTTGATAGGATGGGTGATGAAGATGTGCAGTTTAGGCATTATTTTGAGGAGAAAGATACCAAAGGTAGGAAGAGGACAGGCCCTCCCGTAGAGGCAGATTGGAGAAATGCTCAAGCTTTAGTgcatttcctcaaaaagtttTACAAGACAACACTCAAATTGAGTGCTTGGAAATCAGTTACTACAAACTTGCAGTTCAAAGAGACGATCGGCCTTCAAACAGAGATTGATAAGAAGGCaaatgatgattctgatgaggttttgcaGAGGGTGGCAGTGGGGATGAAAGCAAAATTCAACAAATATTGGGGCAGCTTTGAAACCATGAATCAAATCATAGGAATTGCAAATGTCCCAGACCCTCGCTGGAAACTGCAATATCAGAAAGCAGCATTTTTAAGGGTGGGAGTCAGAGCTAGCACAAATGAGAAGATAACAAGGGACTTGAAGAACATTTTGTTGAGAATGTATGATGAGTATAGGGGCTGTGAGGGGGGTTTAAGTCAACCAAACCATTCAGATGGTGTTGCAGCAATGGAGGGGGTTGAGTTTGATAGTCTAGAAGATGGACAAGCTGAGATACTTGCTGATCTCATGCAAGAAAGACTCGAAAATGAACATGAAATGATATGCAACGAGGTTGACAAGTACCTTGTAGATAGATATGTCAATCATTTAGTCAAAGGGTTTGATGTTTCACAATGGTAG
- the LOC112175668 gene encoding LOW QUALITY PROTEIN: root phototropism protein 3-like (The sequence of the model RefSeq protein was modified relative to this genomic sequence to represent the inferred CDS: inserted 1 base in 1 codon), whose product MWESETESVGGRDYGNGDFSLTKQSVKNDGFELKGNSWYVATDIPSDLLVQVGEVNFHLHKYPLLSRSGKMNRIMYELRDPDLSKMVLDDLPXGPEAFELAAKFCYGISVDLTAANISGLRCAAEFLEMTEDLEEGNLIFKTEAFLSYVVLSSWRDSILVLKSCEKLSPWAENLQIVRRCSESIAWKACANPKGIRWPYTGSKLAPKVSSPNWSDVKDSSPSGNQLQVPSDWWFEDASILRIDHYVKVITAIKVKGMRYELLGAAIMHYAAKWLPIMISEHGSGLTADEGSNSSSSSGSSWKGGLHMIVAGTKDNESSAVQAKGQRMIIESLISIIPPQKDSVSCSFLLRLLRMANMLKVAPALVTELEKRVGMQFEQATLADLLIPSCNKSESMYDVDLVQRLLEHFLVQEQTEMSSPSHQSFIEKHYERGTGPNAKMRVAKLVDSYLTEVSRDRSLSLTKFQVLAEALPESARTCDDGLYRAIDSYLKAHPTLSEHERKRLCRVMDCQKLSIDACMHAAQNERLPLRVVVQVLFSEQVKISNALANNALNEAGGDSNYQPMIPNRKTLLEGTPQSFQEGWAAAKKDINTVKFELESVKAKYLDLQNSMENLQRQFDKMTSKQKHTSAWSSGWKKLGKLTKTTMFENQNSGPETPTAAGPEQTRKTPRRWRNSIS is encoded by the exons ATGTGGGAATCAGAGACTGAGTCAGTTGGAGGCAGAGATTATGGCAATGGAGATTTTAGTTTAACCAAGCAGAGTGTTAAGAATGATGGGTTTGAACTAAAAGGCAATTCATG GTATGTTGCAACTGATATCCCAAGTGACCTGTTGGTTCAAGTTGGAGAAGTCAATTTTCACTTGCATAAG TATCCCTTGCTGTCAAGGAGTGGAAAGATGAACAGAATCATGTATGAATTACGAGACCCGGACTTAAGTAAGATGGTTTTGGATGACCTTC GGGGACCTGAGGCCTTTGAGCTAGCTGCAAAGTTCTGCTATGGCATTTCCGTGGATCTGACAGCAGCCAACATTTCAGGCCTTAGATGTGCTGCAGAGTTCCTTGAAATGACAGAGGACTTGGAAGAAGGCAATCTTATTTTCAAAACCGAAGCATTTCTCAGCTATGTGGTTTTGTCCTCATGGAGAGACTCCATATTAGTGTTGAAAAGTTGCGAGAAGCTCTCACCGTGGGCTGAAAACCTTCAAATTGTTCGGAGATGCAGCGAGTCTATTGCTTGGAAAGCTTGTGCCAATCCAAAAGGGATAAGATGGCCATATACTGGTAGTAAGCTAGCTCCAAAAGTTTCAAGCCCAAATTGGAGTGACGTGAAGGACTCAAGTCCAAGTGGAAACCAGCTGCAAGTTCCTTCTGATTGGTGGTTTGAAGATGCTTCAATTCTTCGGATTGATCACTATGTCAAGGTTATTACCGCAATCAAGGTGAAGGGGATGAGATATGAACTGCTTGGAGCTGCAATAATGCACTATGCAGCTAAATGGCTCCCTATTATGATAAGTGAGCATGGCTCTGGGTTAACAGCTGATGAAGGAAGCAACAGCAGCAGTAGCAGTGGAAGCAGTTGGAAGGGTGGACTTCACATGATCGTGGCAGGAACTAAAGATAATGAGTCTTCAGCTGTTCAGGCCAAAGGTCAACGGATGATCATTGAGAGCCTTATTAGCATAATTCCACCACAGAAGGACAGTGTCTCATGTAGCTTCCTTCTTCGGCTTCTGAGAATGGCAAACATGTTGAAAGTAGCACCTGCACTGGTTACTGAGTTGGAGAAACGGGTGGGAATGCAGTTCGAACAGGCTACATTGGCGGATCTTCTCATTCCGTCTTGCAACAAAAGTGAAAGTATGTATGATGTGGATCTTGTCCAGAGGCTTCTGGAGCATTTTCTTGTTCAAGAACAGACTGAAATGTCAAGTCCAAGCCACCAATCTTTCATTGAAAAACACTATGAAAGGGGCACAGGCCCAAATGCTAAGATGAGGGTAGCCAAGCTTGTTGATAGTTATCTTACAGAGGTGTCAAGAGATAGAAGCCTTTCCCTAACAAAGTTTCAGGTACTCGCAGAAGCTTTGCCTGAATCTGCAAGGACCTGTGATGATGGACTTTATAGAGCAATTGATTCCTATCTCAAG GCTCATCCAACACTCTCTGAGCACGAAAGAAAGAGGCTATGCCGGGTAATGGATTGCCAAAAGCTATCGATTGATGCTTGCATGCATGCTGCACAAAATGAAAGGCTCCCATTAAGAGTGGTGGTGCAAGTTCTTTTCTCTGAGCAAGTCAAAATAAGCAATGCATTGGCCAACAATGCCCTTAATGAAGCCGGAGGAGACTCTAACTATCAGCCAATGATTCCAAATCGGAAAACACTACTCGAAGGGACCCCGCAATCCTTCCAAGAAGGATGGGCAGCAGCTAAAAAGGACATTAACACTGTAAAGTTTGAACTGGAGAGTGTAAAAGCAAAGTACCTTGATCTCCAAAATTCCATGGAAAACTTGCAGAGACAGTTCGATAAGATGACCTCAAAGCAGAAACATACATCAGCTTGGAGCAGCGGATGGAAGAAACTCGGCAAACTCACTAAGACTACAATGTTCGAGAATCAGAACAGTGGACCGGAGACTCCAACAGCGGCTGGTCCGGAGCAGACAAGAAAGACTCCTAGGAGGTGGAGGAATTCCATTTCTTAG